The genomic region GATTTCAACAATACCGCCGAAGCCTATACTGCATTAGGGAAGATAACCGCTTCTTTAGATATTTATATGGATGAACTGGATGTTTTTATTACAGATTGCGATAACGTCATATATGCATCCCAAAAATACCGTACATATCTTAATCCGGATAGCTCGGAATATAAACAACTCTTAAATAATGAGACCTCTCTAACCAATAGTGTCCAGAACGCAAAAAAACTAAAGGAGCTATGTATCTCCACGAAAAGTTTATTTGTAGAGATGAATACCTGGATGCAAAAAGCGACTGCCCTCTTAAATAAATTCAATGAAGGTAAGTCGCTAACAACAGGGCAGGAGTTTTATACCTGGTTAATTACTACGAGGCCTGTTTTAGATGGCTATAGCACTGAAAGTAATATTTTAATTTCCATGACCGATGATACGATAAAACAAGCCCAAATAAATAATATGCCTGACGATGGTATAGTAAGTCTCCGGCAGTTTAAAAATTTTATTATATCCAGTAATAGTGAAATAGTCTCTAGTTACAATACATTAGTAGACCTATATAATTCGCAATACGGTTCGGCTTTTGGATATGTTTCCAAAGCCTAACCTCTTTTTTCTTATTACATTGGCGTTGATAGTAAGATTATTATTTTATATCTTTTATTAAGTAATAAATTGTTTTGCCATCATTGGTTAGTTTATATAATCGTCTTTTTTAGCATTCGGGTTAATACACTCGACGATGCCATTTGATTTTAATCCGGTTAACATTCTAGTCTTCAACGTTTAAAGCGCATAATTCCTTATTCCTTAAGCTATAGTAAGACCGCTACAGTAGCCCTGTCTCTTATCGTGGTGCAAGCCTCTGGTAGGCCCCACGCTTTCAGCGGGTTGAGAGTGTCGGGCTGCCTCGCCACCCTGCGGGGCAGTTTATAGTCTAACCGTATGCCGCGGCTCGCTGCAAGGTATTTGGGGCTGACCAGTTTCAATCGTATCGTAGTATCCCGCAAACCCCTGTGTTGCATGTCCTCCTCGATCCGCCTCGCTGTCTCAGCGTTTATCTCTGATAGTAGCGCTTTGCGAGGTATCTTATGTCTCGCAGAATACAGGTTATGTTGTCCTCGCTTAATCTGCGCTCGTACCTCAAATAGTTTTCAAGCTCCCCGAGCATGTGGCGGACGTCGGGGCTGATGTTATTCTTCCTAGAATCCCTTATCCTCCCCAAGTCTGCTATATGCCCTGTACAAGGTTTTTTAGTATTAATATGGCTTATAAATGGTGTGATTCCTCCCAGGGGAAGGGGACCCGCGTCTCTGATGCCCCGTAGAACATCAAAAAAATAGAAATAATGCCAATGTTAGGCGAAAGAGTAGCCCCGACCGGATTCGAACCGATGTCAAGGGATCCAGAGTCCCCTATGATTGACCACTACACCACGGGGCTATTTTTGCAACTTTAATGTATTATCCAACCATATAATGTTTTCGCTTTTAAGGTGAAGGTGAGGGCTAAGATAGAAAATTAGTTATATTTTGTATTTTATATTAATTATTATGCAGGGTCCATCTCTTGAAAAGCCGGCATGGCTAAAGGTCAGGCTGCCGAGGACGGATAGGTATGGCATCGTTAAGGAGACCCTGTCAGAGATGGGCCTGAACTCGGTGTGCGCAAGCTCGAAATGCCCTAACGCCTTCGAATGCTGGGATAATGGGTCCCTTACCTTCATGATACTGGGGAAGGTTTGCACCCGTGCATGCCGGTTCTGCGCAGTCGAGCACGGCCGCTATGGGGAGGAAGTCGACCCTAAGGAGCCATACAGGGTGGCCGAGGCGGCAAAAAGGCTTGGCCTATCCTATATAATCATAACGTCGGTGGACCGAGATGACCTCGAAGACTACGGCGCCATGCACTTTGCCAGCTGCATTAAGGAGGTAAAAGAGCAAAACCCCTCTACTAGAGCTGAGGCGATTATACCTGATTTCTGTGGCCGCGAGGACCTTTTATTAAAGGTGATAGAGGCAGGGCCGGATGTCATTACTCACAACATCGAGACGGTGGAAAGGCTTACGCCATTGGTAAGGGACCACAGGGCGGGATTTTACCGCTCGATGGGCGTTTTAAAGAGCGTTAAGGGATTTAAGCCTTCCATCATCACCAAGTCCTCGATGATGCTCGGCCTCGGGGAGGAAGAGGAGGAGGTTAAGGAGACGATTCGTAGGCTTCGGGAGATAGGTGTAGATTTGCTCACGCTGGGGCAATACCTCCGGCCGGGCGAAGGGTCGATGCCCGTCCAGAGGTACGTACATCCCGAGGAGTTCGAGCGGTTAAGGGAGCTTGCCCTCTCCATTGGCTTCAAGGCCGTAGCGGCAGGCCCATTCATCAGGAGCTCATATCACGCTTCAAAATATTTTAGCCGGGTTGATGGACATGATAGATGATAAACACCTTTTTAGGCTGATAGCGGGCGAGACGTTCCATATAGTTGAGCAAGATGGCACGGCAAGCGAGGCGGACCCGGGGCTTCCGCCGGACACGCTGCTAGAGATGTACCGGATGATGGTACAGGCAAGGGCCTTCGACGAGAAGGCGCTAAAGCTTCAAAGGATGGGAAAGATGGGCACGTATGCGCCCCTGAGCGGGCAGGAGGCGGTACAGATAGGCAGCGCGTTTGCCCTGGGGGAGGAAGACTGGATGGTGCCATCATACCGTGAAGCAGGGGCGATGATGGCAAGGGGGGTGCCCATGAAGCTCCAATACATGATGTGGATGGGCAACGATCTAGGGAATCGCATCCCTGACGGCGTTAATTGCCTGCCCATCTCTATACCCGTCGGAAGCCAGATGCTTCATGCTACGGGCTTCGCCTGGGCAGCGAAGGTGAGAAAGGAAAAATATGCGGTTATTTGCTACTTTGGCGATGGCGCTACGTCCAGGGGGGATTTCCATGAGAGCCTTAACTTTGCGGGCGTATTCCAGGTGCCCGCCGTCTTTGTATGCTCTAATAATGGCTACGCAATTTCTACGCCTGTAAAGGACCAGACTCACGCCGATACGCTCGCCCAGAAGGCCGTTGCCTATGGTATTAGGGGCTATCGCGCGGATGGCATGGACGCTCTCGCAATGTACGTTATTGTAAAGGAGGCTTTGGAGAGAGCGAAAAAAGGCGAGGGCCCTACGTTGATCGAGGCGCTTTGCTACCGCTATGGGCCTCACACGACAGCGGATAATCCCGACCTTTACAGGCAAAAGGAGGAAGTTGAGAAGATAAAAAGAGAAAGGGACCCAATTGCCCGCTTTAGAAACTATTTGGTAAAAAAGGGGCTGTGGGATGACGCTAAGGAGAAGTCCCTTCTTGAGGAGATAGACGGCCTCGTAGACGCTGCGGCTAAAGAGGCGGAGCAGTCGCCGCCGCCCACGCTGGAAGACCTCGCGAGGAACGTGTTCGCCCGGATTCCGGAGTATCTTGCTGAAGAAGTGGAATACTATAAAAAAGTGCAGGGAGGCGCTCGCCAATGATGATGAATAACGTGCAGGCAATCAATGATGCCCTTATGTATGAGATGGGCAGGGATTCTTCAGTCATGGTCATGGGAGAGGACGTGGGGAGGGAGGGGGGCGTGTTCAGGGCTACAGCGGGGCTGCAGGAAAAATATGGCAGGGAGAGAGTGGTCGATACGCCCCTCTCGGAGAATGGCATTGTAGGCTGCGCCGTTGGGCTGGCGCTGAATGGCATGAAGCCAGTGGCCGAGATTCAGTTCTCTGGCTTCGTTTTCTCCGCATATGACCAGCTCATATCCCATGCTTCCCGCATGAGGCAGAGGTCTATGGGCCGCTTCCACGTTCCTATGGTGGTGCGGATGCCTTACGGTGGCGGCGTGAGGGCGCTGGAGCACCACAGCGAGAGCGACGAGGCTATTTTTACCCAGGTGCCAGGCCTCAAGGTGGTGGCTCCCCACGCGCCATCCGATATGAAAGGGCTGCTCATCTCCGCCATAAGGGACCCTGACCCGGTCATATTCCTTGAGCATATCAAGCTTTACAGGGCATTCCGGGAAGACGTGCCTGAGAGGGAGCACACTCTGCCCATCGGGAAGGC from Methanocella conradii HZ254 harbors:
- the lipA gene encoding lipoyl synthase, translating into MQGPSLEKPAWLKVRLPRTDRYGIVKETLSEMGLNSVCASSKCPNAFECWDNGSLTFMILGKVCTRACRFCAVEHGRYGEEVDPKEPYRVAEAAKRLGLSYIIITSVDRDDLEDYGAMHFASCIKEVKEQNPSTRAEAIIPDFCGREDLLLKVIEAGPDVITHNIETVERLTPLVRDHRAGFYRSMGVLKSVKGFKPSIITKSSMMLGLGEEEEEVKETIRRLREIGVDLLTLGQYLRPGEGSMPVQRYVHPEEFERLRELALSIGFKAVAAGPFIRSSYHASKYFSRVDGHDR
- the pdhA gene encoding pyruvate dehydrogenase (acetyl-transferring) E1 component subunit alpha; translated protein: MDMIDDKHLFRLIAGETFHIVEQDGTASEADPGLPPDTLLEMYRMMVQARAFDEKALKLQRMGKMGTYAPLSGQEAVQIGSAFALGEEDWMVPSYREAGAMMARGVPMKLQYMMWMGNDLGNRIPDGVNCLPISIPVGSQMLHATGFAWAAKVRKEKYAVICYFGDGATSRGDFHESLNFAGVFQVPAVFVCSNNGYAISTPVKDQTHADTLAQKAVAYGIRGYRADGMDALAMYVIVKEALERAKKGEGPTLIEALCYRYGPHTTADNPDLYRQKEEVEKIKRERDPIARFRNYLVKKGLWDDAKEKSLLEEIDGLVDAAAKEAEQSPPPTLEDLARNVFARIPEYLAEEVEYYKKVQGGARQ
- a CDS encoding alpha-ketoacid dehydrogenase subunit beta, which gives rise to MMMNNVQAINDALMYEMGRDSSVMVMGEDVGREGGVFRATAGLQEKYGRERVVDTPLSENGIVGCAVGLALNGMKPVAEIQFSGFVFSAYDQLISHASRMRQRSMGRFHVPMVVRMPYGGGVRALEHHSESDEAIFTQVPGLKVVAPHAPSDMKGLLISAIRDPDPVIFLEHIKLYRAFREDVPEREHTLPIGKAKIVAKGKDVSIFTWGAMVNVSAEAAKQLEREGISAEVIDLRTLKPLDMEAIVESVKRTGRAIIVEEARKLSGFGSDLSAAIAERALLYLKAPIIRVSGYDIRFPLYRLEDEYLPEARRVVMAAHEAMEL